DNA sequence from the Alteribacter lacisalsi genome:
TAAGCCGGATGGACAAACAAGCCCCGGCGGAAAAAAGCGAATGCAGTCTTACATACCTGCCGCTCCATGAACTCAATCCCCGAAGTCATGAAACTCTCGAAATACCGGCAGGTCTCCTGACTCATGCGTCATCCTACTCTGAGCCTTCCCATACCATTACGGTACAGTGGTTTCTCATTTCGTCAGCATTCACAGTTGCGGGGACAGTTCCGGTTTTATCGTACCGGATTCCCTTTTAAGTCTGCTTGACACCAGCATTTCAGCGTATCAATATATTGAATTTTCAAAACTAATAAACACTATATATTGTACTCTAACGCAGTTTATCGTGAAATGCAAGAACAAACCATTGCATTTTTCACATCCGTTTATAGAATGCTTTTAAACTGCTGCTGCCTCAGTGCTTCGTACACGAGAATTGCCGCAGTGTTGGACAGGTTCAGTGACCTCACCTTATCCGTCTGGGGTATTTTAAAACAGCGGTCCCGGAACCGCTCCGTCACCTCAGCAGGAAGACCTGTCGTTTCCCGCCCGAAAATAAAGAAATAGTCTTTCTCTGTATCGGTGTAGTCAAGCTCATGATAGTGCTTTTCCCCGACGGTCTCGATAAAATAAAACTCGCCGCCGCTGTGGGTTTCAATGAATTCGTCAAGACTGTCATAATAATGAATGGTCACGCTCGGCCAGTAGTCACAGCCGGCTCTTTTTAGCATCCTGTCGTCGGTGGAAAAGCCGAGCGGGCGGATCAGATGGAGCGATGTATTGGTTGCTGCGCACGTGCGCGCAATATTTCCGGTA
Encoded proteins:
- the trmL gene encoding tRNA (uridine(34)/cytosine(34)/5-carboxymethylaminomethyluridine(34)-2'-O)-methyltransferase TrmL, which produces MSNHIVLYQPEIPANTGNIARTCAATNTSLHLIRPLGFSTDDRMLKRAGCDYWPSVTIHYYDSLDEFIETHSGGEFYFIETVGEKHYHELDYTDTEKDYFFIFGRETTGLPAEVTERFRDRCFKIPQTDKVRSLNLSNTAAILVYEALRQQQFKSIL